ATCCATCCGAAACGCTCGTACCCGCACCTCGGGGCTGAACTGCTCGGTCGCTCCTTGACCAGACCCCCACGCAGATCCTCAGTATTCCCGGCTTGGTTTCAGCTTCCTTGGGCCTGAGCTGACGGTCTGGCCTAACCTGGCCGCCCATTAGTCGTAGGGAGAGTGCATGTCAGAGATCAAGGTCAGTGCCGTCACGGTGGAGGAACTCCTCGGGCTGCTACGAAACGGGGAGTGGTTGATCCCCCGTTTCCAGCGTGAGTTCGTCTGGTCGACGAGCGACATCGAGGCCTTGGCCAACTCAATTCTCGAAGCGAAGCCAATCGGGATGGCCACGCTGTGGGAGCAACCAGACAACTCCGGACTCGCTCTCGAGCATGTGAGCCTCCCGGGCTTTGCGGATGCGACAGAGTGGTTCGGGGAGAACGACCTCCGAACAAACAAGCACTACGCGGTCCTTGACGGCCGACAGCGAAGCACAGCGATCGCAATGGTATTCGGCGGCTTGCGGCAAACACATGGCAGCATGAAGTTCGCGGGTGGCTTCTACCTGAACCTCACTGAGACTCGCGATGTCCGCCCCGTCGAATTTTTCAAAGCGGCCAAGGAGAAGCAGATGGGATTGGACACGTCCCCGCTGAGCCGCGGCTACTTTCCTTTGGCAGTGCCTGAAGACAAAGCGTTCATGAAGCACTGGATGGACGCCCTTTACGAAGTGAATGACCCCGGTAAATACCCGGCGGATGCCGTGCCCTCTGAGCAGGAACGTGCCCGCCGCCAGCACGCTCTCGAGCAAGCGTTCGAGCGCCTGAACAAGACGCGGCTAGCGACATACGCCGTGCCGCCCGACTACGGTCTGGCGGAAATCTGCGAGATCTTCGAGACGCTGAACACGACGGGGACCAAGGTGTCGACCGTCGACCTTATCCACTCATGGCTCTACGCGGACAGCGTCGACGAAGAGGGGCAGGGCGGCCTCGACCTTCGCGAGTGGCTCGAGGATCTCGGCAAGTTGCCTGGAGCGGAAGGATGGAGCAGCAAGAGCGACCGTCCTGAGCTCGTGGCACAGATCGTGACTGCATGCCACGTCGCAGCCAACAACAAGCCGAGTGCGCGAGTAATCGGTGGGCGAGCTCCAGCTATCCGCTCAGTCAAAGCAGCCGACCTTCTCCACACACCTACCGAACACTGGGCTGAGGCGATGCAGTCGACGGCAAAGTTTGCGAGTTGGTTAGCCGACTTTCAGGAAGTTGTCGCCGGAGGCAGGTTCCCGTACAAGCGTTGCCCGTACCCCGTCATGGCGGCGGTCTACGTATCGCTTCGCTGGCACCTCGACCGGGACTACGGCGACGTCACCCCCTTCCAAAAGTCCGATATCGACGGACTCTTTCGCGCCTTCTTCTGGCGCAACGCGTTGGCCACTCGGTACGACCAGGGATTCCTAACCCAGATCGGCGCCGACTTGAAGTTTCTCAAGGAGGTGCTCCTCGATCGCCCCGAGCACCCGACGGACCAAGATTGGATCGATCACGCGACTGACCGCCTGGAGCTGATGTTCGCAGGCGACAGCGTCCGCACCGTCGACGAACTAGCCGAAGCTGCCGCCCACGGTGATTCAAGCCGGGGAGCGCTTCGGCAGGCTCTCTTGCTCCCTATCTACGCCCAAGCCACCAAGGACCTACTGAACATGGAGGACATCAGCTGGCCAAGCGGTGTCGCCTCAGACCTTCACCACATCTTCCCTCTAGGGTGGATCAACGACACTGTTCCGGGGACTGTCCGCCAGGAGTGGAAGGAAAGCGACCGCGTTGGCAGCGTGGCCAACTTGGTCCCCCTCTCTCGGCCCTCAAACAACAAGTGGCGGGCCAAGCGACCGGGCGTAGCCCTTGCCGAAACCAATATGTCATGGTTAACGCGCAAGGACGTCTTTGGGCCTGCCAGAATCGACGAGACGGCCTTCGAGATTCTCGTTCAGCAGGATATCCAGTCGCCAGCTGAGATAGAGAAGTTCTGGGACCACCGCGCTAAGACCCTCGCTCAGACCGTCCACTCGCTGACAGCAGTGGAGCTGCACTAGTAATG
Above is a window of Euzebya rosea DNA encoding:
- a CDS encoding DUF262 domain-containing protein yields the protein MSEIKVSAVTVEELLGLLRNGEWLIPRFQREFVWSTSDIEALANSILEAKPIGMATLWEQPDNSGLALEHVSLPGFADATEWFGENDLRTNKHYAVLDGRQRSTAIAMVFGGLRQTHGSMKFAGGFYLNLTETRDVRPVEFFKAAKEKQMGLDTSPLSRGYFPLAVPEDKAFMKHWMDALYEVNDPGKYPADAVPSEQERARRQHALEQAFERLNKTRLATYAVPPDYGLAEICEIFETLNTTGTKVSTVDLIHSWLYADSVDEEGQGGLDLREWLEDLGKLPGAEGWSSKSDRPELVAQIVTACHVAANNKPSARVIGGRAPAIRSVKAADLLHTPTEHWAEAMQSTAKFASWLADFQEVVAGGRFPYKRCPYPVMAAVYVSLRWHLDRDYGDVTPFQKSDIDGLFRAFFWRNALATRYDQGFLTQIGADLKFLKEVLLDRPEHPTDQDWIDHATDRLELMFAGDSVRTVDELAEAAAHGDSSRGALRQALLLPIYAQATKDLLNMEDISWPSGVASDLHHIFPLGWINDTVPGTVRQEWKESDRVGSVANLVPLSRPSNNKWRAKRPGVALAETNMSWLTRKDVFGPARIDETAFEILVQQDIQSPAEIEKFWDHRAKTLAQTVHSLTAVELH